One Pseudomonas fluorescens genomic region harbors:
- the ptrR gene encoding putrescine utilization regulator PtrR produces MDLVQLEIFKAVAEHGSISAAAAQIHRVPSNLTTRIKQLEQDLGVDLFIREKSRLRLSPAGWSFLEYARRILDLVLEARATVAGQEPQGAFPLGSLESTAAVRIPELLAAYNQLHPKVDLDLSTGPSGTMIDGVLSGRLAAAFVDGPVLHPTLEGVPAFEEEMVIIAPLNHSPVERAADVNGENIYAFRSNCSYRHHFEKWFSTDAAVPGKIFEMESYHGMLACVSAGAGLALMPRKMLQSMPGSATVSVWPLHADFRYLTTWLVWRRGTVSRSLSMFVRLLEERGVVRAEQ; encoded by the coding sequence GTGGATCTGGTGCAGCTCGAGATTTTCAAAGCGGTCGCCGAACACGGCAGCATCAGCGCCGCCGCCGCGCAGATTCATCGCGTGCCGTCGAACCTGACCACGCGAATCAAGCAATTGGAGCAGGATCTCGGCGTCGATCTGTTTATTCGCGAGAAAAGCCGCTTGCGCCTGTCACCCGCGGGCTGGAGTTTTCTCGAGTACGCACGGCGCATTCTCGATCTGGTATTGGAGGCACGGGCGACGGTGGCGGGGCAGGAACCGCAGGGGGCTTTCCCGTTGGGTTCGCTGGAAAGTACAGCGGCGGTACGTATTCCCGAACTGCTGGCGGCGTACAACCAGTTGCACCCCAAAGTCGACCTCGACCTGTCTACCGGGCCATCCGGGACGATGATTGACGGCGTACTTTCCGGGCGGCTGGCGGCTGCGTTTGTCGACGGCCCGGTGCTGCACCCGACGCTGGAAGGCGTGCCGGCGTTCGAAGAGGAAATGGTCATCATCGCGCCGCTCAATCATTCACCGGTTGAGCGTGCGGCAGATGTGAATGGCGAAAATATTTACGCCTTTCGTTCCAACTGCTCCTACCGTCATCACTTCGAAAAATGGTTCAGCACCGACGCCGCCGTACCGGGCAAGATCTTTGAAATGGAGTCCTACCACGGCATGCTCGCCTGCGTCAGTGCGGGGGCGGGCCTGGCCTTGATGCCGCGCAAGATGCTGCAAAGCATGCCGGGCAGCGCCACCGTCAGCGTGTGGCCGCTGCACGCGGATTTCCGTTATCTGACGACTTGGCTGGTGTGGCGGCGGGGCACGGTATCGCGCAGCCTGAGCATGTTTGTGCGCTTGCTTGAAGAGCGTGGCGTGGTGCGCGCCGAGCAGTGA
- a CDS encoding glutathione S-transferase family protein has translation MLRILGRASSINVRKVLWTCAELQIPFEREEWGSGFKSTQTPEFLALNPCAMVPVIQDGDFTLWESNTIIRYLASRYGGAAIYPADPITRARVDQWIDWQASELNRSWSYPLMALVRKSPDYQDSAALAAGCRDWSRNMQILDRQLHKTGAYVSGDTFSLADIPIGLSVNRWFETPLAHPEFAAVRAYYDRLNLREGYRLYGRNGTP, from the coding sequence ATGCTGCGCATACTCGGCAGAGCCTCATCGATCAACGTGCGCAAAGTGCTGTGGACCTGCGCCGAATTGCAGATCCCGTTCGAGCGTGAAGAGTGGGGTTCGGGGTTCAAATCGACGCAGACGCCGGAGTTTCTCGCGCTGAATCCTTGCGCCATGGTGCCGGTGATTCAGGACGGCGATTTCACCTTGTGGGAATCGAACACGATCATCCGTTATCTAGCGTCGCGCTACGGCGGCGCAGCAATTTATCCGGCTGATCCGATTACCAGAGCGCGTGTCGATCAGTGGATTGACTGGCAAGCCTCAGAGCTGAACCGCTCATGGTCATATCCGCTGATGGCGCTGGTACGCAAATCGCCGGATTACCAGGACAGCGCCGCGCTGGCAGCGGGATGCCGGGACTGGTCACGCAACATGCAAATCCTCGACCGGCAACTGCACAAGACCGGCGCCTATGTCAGCGGCGACACGTTTTCATTGGCGGATATCCCCATTGGACTGTCGGTGAACCGCTGGTTCGAAACGCCCCTCGCGCATCCAGAATTCGCCGCCGTGCGTGCTTACTACGACCGCTTGAATCTGCGCGAGGGCTATCGACTGTATGGGCGAAACGGCACGCCGTGA
- a CDS encoding purine-cytosine permease family protein, translating to MAIPEATSAPLIEKHTIGYVPPEDRHGKVRDLFTLWFGGNIAPLPIVTGALGVQLFHLNLVWGIVAILVGHLVGGVLMALHSAQGPQMGIPQMIQSRAQFGSLGALLVVLIAGVMYIGFFASNIVLAGKSLHGVVDSVPVPVGIVIGAIGSGIIGIIGYRFIHVLNRIGTWVLGIGIAVGFIYIFTHIQTDDFLTRGSFNLSGWLATVSLAALWQIAFAPYVSDYSRYLPADVKVSSTFWTTYLGSALGSSLAFIFGAVAVLATPVGMDTMDAVKLATGSIGPLMLVLFLLSVISHNALNLYGAVLSLITLVQTFAYRWIPTAKSRAVISIIVLLACCFAAVGASKDFIGHFVDMVLVLLVVLVPWTAINLIDFYAIHKGKYDIQSIFQVDGGIYGRYNPQALLAYVVGIAVQIPFMNTPLYVGPVSAHINGADLSWLVGLLVTSPLYFWLANRDTSYRRRMMAGMASSL from the coding sequence ATGGCTATCCCCGAAGCAACCTCCGCTCCGCTCATTGAAAAACACACGATAGGCTACGTGCCCCCCGAAGATCGCCATGGAAAGGTCAGGGATCTGTTCACGCTCTGGTTCGGCGGCAATATCGCGCCGTTACCGATTGTCACCGGTGCTCTGGGCGTACAGCTGTTCCATTTGAATCTGGTCTGGGGGATCGTCGCGATTCTCGTCGGCCATCTGGTCGGCGGCGTGCTCATGGCACTGCATTCGGCGCAAGGCCCGCAGATGGGCATTCCGCAGATGATCCAGAGCCGCGCCCAGTTCGGCTCCCTTGGCGCACTGCTGGTGGTGCTGATTGCTGGCGTCATGTACATCGGTTTCTTCGCTTCGAACATCGTTCTCGCCGGCAAATCGTTGCACGGTGTGGTCGACAGCGTGCCAGTGCCGGTGGGCATCGTCATCGGCGCAATCGGATCGGGGATCATCGGCATCATCGGTTACCGCTTCATTCACGTGCTCAATCGCATTGGCACTTGGGTGCTGGGAATCGGCATCGCGGTGGGTTTCATCTACATCTTCACCCACATTCAGACCGACGATTTCCTCACCCGTGGCAGCTTCAACCTCTCCGGCTGGCTCGCGACCGTGTCGCTGGCGGCGTTGTGGCAGATCGCGTTTGCGCCTTACGTGTCCGACTACTCGCGTTATCTGCCGGCCGATGTGAAAGTCTCTTCGACCTTCTGGACCACATACCTCGGTTCGGCGCTGGGCTCGAGCCTGGCGTTCATTTTCGGCGCCGTCGCGGTGCTGGCGACGCCGGTGGGTATGGACACCATGGACGCGGTCAAACTCGCCACCGGTTCCATCGGTCCGTTGATGCTGGTGCTGTTCCTGCTCAGCGTGATCAGCCATAACGCCCTTAACCTGTATGGCGCGGTGCTGTCGCTGATTACCTTGGTGCAGACCTTCGCTTACCGCTGGATCCCGACTGCCAAGAGCCGCGCGGTGATCTCGATCATCGTGCTGCTGGCCTGCTGCTTTGCCGCCGTTGGGGCCTCGAAGGATTTCATCGGCCACTTTGTCGACATGGTGCTGGTGCTGCTGGTGGTGCTGGTGCCGTGGACCGCAATCAACCTGATCGACTTCTATGCGATCCACAAAGGCAAGTACGACATCCAATCGATTTTCCAGGTCGACGGCGGTATTTACGGTCGCTACAACCCGCAGGCTTTGCTGGCGTACGTGGTCGGCATCGCCGTACAGATTCCGTTCATGAACACGCCGCTCTACGTCGGCCCGGTCTCGGCGCACATCAACGGCGCGGATCTGTCATGGCTGGTGGGCTTGCTGGTGACCTCGCCGCTGTATTTCTGGCTGGCCAATCGCGACACGTCCTATCGTCGACGGATGATGGCTGGCATGGCGAGTAGCCTTTAA
- a CDS encoding LysR family transcriptional regulator has product MAAYNLRQLKYFVTTADCGSVAEASRKLYIAQPSVSTAIKHLEESFGVQLFIRHHAQGVSLTPSGSRFYRKAQELLRVAHEFEQNALADNDVVSGQIDVGCFETVAPLYLPRLIAGFKARWPGVEIRIRDGEQQELVQALTAGSIDVAMMFEHDLDSTIETTPLMPPQQPYALLPANHRFAQQAKVSLHELVLEPMILLDVVPSRTYFVSIFEERGLTPNIVFSSPSIEMVRGMVANGFGFSILVTRPFSDYTYDGQQVVCVPLAETVTGSGLSAAWLRRAQLTKPVQLFVDHCREELARLHP; this is encoded by the coding sequence ATGGCTGCCTATAACCTGCGCCAGCTCAAATACTTCGTCACCACCGCCGATTGCGGCAGCGTTGCCGAGGCTTCGCGCAAGCTCTATATCGCGCAGCCGTCAGTGTCGACGGCGATCAAGCATCTGGAAGAGAGCTTCGGCGTGCAGCTGTTCATTCGTCACCACGCCCAAGGCGTCTCGCTGACACCAAGCGGCTCGCGCTTCTATCGCAAGGCGCAGGAGCTGCTGCGGGTGGCCCATGAGTTCGAGCAGAACGCCCTGGCGGACAACGACGTAGTCTCGGGGCAGATCGATGTCGGCTGTTTCGAAACCGTTGCGCCGCTGTACCTGCCACGCCTGATCGCCGGTTTCAAGGCGCGCTGGCCGGGGGTGGAAATCCGCATTCGCGATGGCGAGCAGCAGGAACTGGTGCAGGCGCTGACCGCCGGAAGCATCGATGTGGCGATGATGTTCGAACACGACCTCGACAGCACGATCGAGACCACACCGCTGATGCCGCCGCAGCAACCTTACGCGTTGCTGCCGGCGAACCATCGCTTCGCCCAACAGGCCAAAGTCTCGCTGCATGAACTGGTGCTCGAACCGATGATTCTGCTCGATGTGGTGCCGAGTCGAACCTACTTCGTGAGCATCTTCGAGGAGCGCGGATTGACGCCGAACATCGTCTTCAGCTCACCGTCGATCGAGATGGTGCGCGGCATGGTCGCCAACGGTTTCGGCTTTTCGATTCTGGTGACCCGACCCTTCAGCGATTACACCTATGACGGCCAGCAAGTGGTGTGCGTGCCGCTGGCCGAAACCGTAACCGGTTCGGGGTTGTCGGCGGCGTGGCTGCGGCGGGCGCAACTGACCAAACCGGTGCAATTGTTTGTCGACCACTGCCGTGAGGAGTTGGCCCGACTGCACCCTTGA
- the argE gene encoding acetylornithine deacetylase, with product MNSVELLRALVGFDTTSRESNLQLIEFVRDYLEGFDVPCALIYNDERSKANLFATLGPADQPGIVLSGHTDVVPVDGQPWTFPPFQLTERDGKLFGRGTADMKGYIACVLALVPALSQASLRIPVHIALSYDEEVGCLGVRSLLDVLRQRPVKPLLCIIGEPTELKPVLGHKGKLAMRCDVHGHPCHSAYAPLGVNAIEYAAELIAELGRLGHQLRAPEHQDPRFDPPYSTVQTGVISGGKALNIVPADCRFDFEIRALPSQDPALVAEALKAYAEREVLPRMRAVSAHSDIRFRELSAYPGLVTDAHSQAAELIAAFCGSKDFGTVAFGTEGGLFDAVGIPTVVCGPGSMDQGHKPDEFVSLDQIQACDAMLQRVLAFIRN from the coding sequence ATGAACAGCGTCGAGCTGCTCAGGGCGCTGGTGGGTTTCGATACCACCAGCCGCGAATCCAACTTGCAACTGATCGAATTCGTCCGCGATTACCTGGAAGGTTTCGACGTGCCCTGCGCGCTGATCTACAACGATGAGCGCAGCAAAGCCAATCTGTTCGCCACCCTCGGCCCGGCGGATCAGCCGGGCATCGTGCTGTCCGGGCACACCGATGTGGTGCCGGTGGATGGCCAGCCGTGGACATTTCCACCGTTCCAATTGACGGAGCGCGACGGCAAATTGTTCGGCCGCGGTACGGCGGATATGAAAGGCTATATTGCCTGCGTGCTCGCATTGGTGCCGGCGCTGAGCCAGGCGTCATTGCGCATCCCGGTGCACATCGCCCTGTCTTACGACGAAGAAGTCGGCTGCCTTGGTGTGCGTTCCTTGCTCGACGTGTTGCGGCAGCGTCCGGTCAAACCGCTGCTGTGCATCATCGGCGAACCCACCGAACTGAAACCGGTACTCGGCCACAAGGGCAAACTGGCGATGCGCTGCGATGTGCACGGCCATCCGTGTCATTCGGCCTACGCGCCACTGGGCGTCAACGCTATCGAATACGCCGCCGAACTGATTGCCGAACTCGGCCGCCTCGGCCATCAATTGCGCGCGCCGGAACATCAGGACCCGCGCTTCGATCCGCCCTACAGCACCGTGCAGACCGGCGTGATCAGCGGCGGCAAAGCGTTGAACATCGTCCCGGCCGATTGCCGTTTCGACTTCGAAATCCGCGCCCTGCCCTCGCAGGATCCAGCGCTGGTTGCCGAAGCCCTCAAAGCTTACGCCGAGCGCGAAGTTCTGCCGCGTATGCGTGCGGTCAGCGCACACAGCGATATCCGTTTTCGCGAGCTGTCGGCGTATCCCGGGCTGGTCACCGACGCGCACAGCCAGGCTGCCGAACTGATCGCGGCGTTCTGCGGTTCGAAGGATTTCGGCACGGTGGCGTTTGGCACCGAAGGCGGACTGTTCGATGCGGTGGGCATTCCCACGGTGGTCTGTGGGCCGGGCAGCATGGATCAAGGCCACAAACCCGATGAGTTTGTCAGTCTCGATCAAATACAGGCGTGCGATGCCATGCTTCAGCGCGTGTTGGCGTTTATCCGCAATTGA
- a CDS encoding DUF1028 domain-containing protein, with amino-acid sequence MTFSIAARCADTGQFGVAISSSSIAVGARCPWLLPGVGAVSSQNITLPSLGPEVLALLEQGLAPDDALDQVLTRNGYSQFRQITAINHLGQTAHFSGAQTLGVHNAVSGEQCVAAGNMLAGRSVIEAMVSAFENGEGQLAERLLKALHAAQALGGEAGPVHSAAVVVVGEQTWPIVNLRVDWADENPIGQLQKLWEAYEPQLQDYIDRALDPAKAPGYGVAGDDR; translated from the coding sequence ATGACCTTTTCAATCGCAGCCCGCTGCGCCGACACCGGCCAGTTCGGTGTCGCCATCAGTTCCTCGAGCATCGCCGTTGGCGCGCGCTGCCCATGGCTATTGCCGGGCGTCGGCGCCGTGTCGAGCCAGAACATCACCCTGCCGTCCCTCGGCCCGGAAGTCCTCGCGTTGCTGGAGCAAGGCTTGGCCCCCGACGATGCGCTGGACCAAGTGCTCACGCGCAATGGCTACAGCCAGTTCCGCCAGATCACCGCGATCAATCATCTCGGCCAGACCGCCCACTTCAGCGGTGCGCAGACCCTCGGCGTGCACAATGCGGTCAGCGGCGAACAATGCGTCGCTGCCGGCAACATGCTTGCTGGCCGCTCGGTGATCGAAGCGATGGTCAGCGCTTTCGAAAACGGCGAAGGCCAACTGGCCGAGCGCCTGCTCAAAGCCCTGCACGCGGCCCAAGCCCTCGGCGGCGAAGCCGGCCCGGTGCATTCGGCGGCGGTGGTGGTTGTCGGCGAACAGACCTGGCCGATCGTCAACCTGCGCGTCGACTGGGCCGATGAAAACCCGATCGGGCAACTGCAAAAACTATGGGAAGCGTACGAGCCTCAACTGCAGGATTACATCGACCGCGCCCTCGACCCAGCCAAAGCGCCGGGTTATGGCGTTGCCGGGGATGATCGATGA
- a CDS encoding RidA family protein translates to MSKPTHTRIRMFNTKDTYPNQTLDNDLCQAVRAGNTVYVRGQVGTDFDGNLVGLGDARAQAEQAMRNVKQLLEEAGSDMSHIVKTTTYLVDPRYREAVYGEVGKWLKGVFPISTGLVVSALGQPQWLMEIDVIAVIPE, encoded by the coding sequence ATGAGCAAGCCAACCCACACTCGCATTCGCATGTTCAACACCAAAGACACTTACCCGAACCAGACTCTGGACAACGACCTGTGCCAGGCCGTCCGCGCCGGCAACACCGTGTATGTGCGCGGTCAGGTGGGCACTGATTTCGACGGCAACCTGGTCGGTTTGGGTGACGCGCGGGCGCAGGCCGAACAGGCGATGCGCAACGTCAAGCAATTGCTGGAAGAAGCCGGCAGCGACATGAGCCACATCGTCAAGACCACCACCTACCTGGTCGACCCGCGCTATCGCGAAGCGGTGTACGGCGAAGTCGGCAAGTGGCTCAAGGGCGTGTTTCCGATCTCTACCGGATTGGTGGTGTCGGCACTCGGGCAGCCGCAGTGGTTGATGGAGATTGATGTGATTGCGGTGATTCCTGAGTAA
- a CDS encoding flavin-containing monooxygenase, with protein MTPEIIKTDTLIVGAGQAGVAMSEHLSKLGVPHLVLERNRIAERWRTGRWDSLVANGPAWHDRFPGLEFDDVDPDGFAAKERVADYFEAYAKKFNAPIRTGVEVKSVVRNVGRPGFTVETSEGVIEASRVVAATGPFQKPVIPAIAPKDARLLQIHSADYRNPQQLPDGAVLVVGAGSSGVQIADELQRSGKQVYLSVGAHDRPPRAYRNRDFCWWLGVLGEWDQAAMKPGREHVTIAVSGAHGGRTIDFRGLAHRGMTLVGVTEAFNDGVVTFKQDLLGNLNRGDENYLALLDAADAYIERNGLDLPEEPEAREMFPDPECVKNPLVDLDLAAAGVTSIIWATGFAVDYSWLQVAAFDDRGRPVHQRGVSSEPGVYFLGLPWQSRRGSSFIWGVWHDAKHVADHIATQRKYLEYRDAEQREAELHSPAHTKIADTIDA; from the coding sequence ATGACCCCTGAAATAATAAAAACAGACACGCTGATCGTCGGTGCCGGCCAAGCGGGCGTGGCGATGAGCGAGCACCTGAGCAAACTCGGCGTGCCGCATCTGGTGCTTGAGCGCAATCGCATTGCCGAACGCTGGCGCACCGGGCGCTGGGACTCGCTGGTTGCCAATGGCCCGGCGTGGCACGACCGCTTCCCGGGTCTGGAATTCGATGACGTCGACCCCGACGGTTTCGCCGCTAAAGAGCGCGTGGCCGATTACTTCGAAGCCTATGCGAAGAAATTCAATGCGCCGATCCGTACCGGCGTTGAAGTGAAAAGCGTGGTGCGTAATGTCGGCCGCCCAGGCTTCACCGTCGAGACGTCCGAAGGTGTGATCGAAGCCAGCCGGGTGGTTGCCGCCACAGGCCCGTTCCAGAAACCGGTGATCCCGGCAATTGCCCCGAAAGACGCGCGTCTTCTGCAGATTCATTCCGCTGATTATCGCAATCCGCAGCAGTTACCGGATGGCGCGGTATTGGTGGTTGGCGCGGGCTCGTCCGGGGTGCAGATCGCCGATGAACTGCAACGTTCGGGCAAGCAGGTTTACCTCTCGGTCGGTGCCCACGACCGCCCGCCTCGCGCCTACCGCAACCGCGATTTCTGCTGGTGGCTGGGTGTGCTCGGCGAATGGGATCAAGCGGCGATGAAACCGGGCCGCGAGCACGTGACCATCGCGGTCAGCGGCGCTCATGGCGGCCGGACTATCGATTTCCGCGGCCTGGCCCATCGCGGCATGACGCTGGTCGGCGTCACCGAAGCGTTCAATGACGGCGTGGTCACGTTCAAACAGGATCTGCTCGGCAACCTCAATCGCGGCGACGAAAATTATCTGGCGTTGCTCGATGCGGCCGATGCCTACATCGAGCGCAACGGCCTTGATCTGCCGGAAGAACCTGAAGCGCGGGAAATGTTTCCCGATCCTGAGTGCGTGAAAAATCCGCTGGTCGATCTCGATCTGGCTGCAGCCGGCGTGACGTCCATCATCTGGGCTACCGGGTTTGCCGTGGATTATTCCTGGCTGCAGGTCGCCGCGTTCGACGACCGCGGCAGGCCCGTGCACCAGCGCGGCGTGTCGAGCGAGCCGGGGGTTTATTTCCTCGGTTTGCCGTGGCAATCGCGCCGGGGCTCGTCGTTCATCTGGGGCGTGTGGCATGACGCCAAACACGTCGCTGATCACATCGCGACCCAGCGTAAATACCTCGAATATCGCGACGCCGAACAGCGTGAGGCCGAACTGCATTCGCCAGCGCACACCAAAATCGCCGACACCATCGACGCTTGA
- a CDS encoding alpha/beta fold hydrolase yields the protein MSTFTTQDGTAIYYKDWGSGKPVLFSHGWPLDADMWEYQMEYLSSRGYRTIAFDRRGFGRSDQPWTGYDYDTFADDIAQLIDHLDLHDVTLVGFSMGGGDVSRYIARHGSERVAGLVLLGAVTPLFGKKADFPQGVDTSVFDGIKAGLLKDRAQFIADFAAPFYGTNQGQKVSDGVLTQTLNIALMASLKGTVDCVTAFSETDFRPDMAKIDVPTLVIHGDGDQIVPFETTGKQAAAQIKGAELKVYAGAPHGFAATHAQALNEDLLGFLNR from the coding sequence ATGAGCACATTCACCACCCAAGACGGCACCGCGATTTATTACAAAGACTGGGGCAGCGGCAAGCCCGTGTTGTTCAGCCATGGCTGGCCGCTGGACGCTGACATGTGGGAATACCAGATGGAGTATCTGAGCAGCCGCGGCTATCGCACCATTGCCTTTGACCGTCGCGGTTTCGGTCGCTCCGATCAGCCGTGGACCGGTTATGACTACGACACCTTTGCCGATGACATCGCGCAACTGATCGATCATCTGGATCTGCACGACGTGACATTGGTGGGCTTCTCCATGGGCGGCGGCGACGTCAGCCGCTACATCGCCCGCCATGGCAGCGAGCGCGTGGCCGGACTGGTGCTGCTGGGCGCGGTGACCCCGTTGTTCGGCAAGAAAGCTGATTTTCCGCAAGGGGTCGACACGTCGGTGTTCGACGGCATCAAGGCCGGTCTGCTGAAGGACCGCGCGCAGTTCATCGCTGACTTCGCCGCGCCGTTCTACGGCACCAATCAGGGCCAGAAAGTCTCTGACGGCGTGCTCACGCAAACCCTGAATATCGCGTTGATGGCGTCGCTCAAAGGCACCGTGGATTGCGTGACCGCGTTCTCGGAAACCGACTTCCGTCCGGACATGGCAAAAATCGACGTGCCGACGTTGGTGATTCATGGCGATGGCGATCAGATCGTGCCGTTCGAGACCACCGGCAAGCAGGCGGCCGCACAAATCAAGGGCGCCGAGCTGAAAGTGTATGCCGGCGCACCGCATGGTTTCGCAGCGACGCATGCGCAGGCGTTGAATGAAGATCTGTTGGGCTTCCTCAATCGTTAA
- a CDS encoding winged helix-turn-helix transcriptional regulator — MKRKSLQGNACPVARTLDLIGDWWSLLIIRDALEGIRRFSDFQKNLDIAKNILSARLKGLVEKGILQTVPAAEGGAYKEYVLTERGKALQTVIVALSQWGGEFMYAPGEPGSVMVDAQNRQPLRKLELRAEDGRTLRPDEVATRFGVAH, encoded by the coding sequence GTGAAACGCAAAAGCCTGCAAGGCAATGCCTGCCCGGTCGCACGCACACTGGATCTGATCGGCGACTGGTGGTCGTTGTTGATCATTCGCGATGCGCTGGAGGGCATTCGCCGTTTCAGTGATTTCCAGAAGAACCTGGACATCGCCAAAAACATTCTCAGTGCGCGGCTCAAAGGGCTGGTCGAGAAGGGCATTTTGCAAACCGTGCCGGCCGCCGAGGGTGGCGCTTACAAGGAATACGTTCTGACAGAACGAGGCAAGGCCTTGCAGACTGTGATCGTCGCGCTGTCGCAATGGGGCGGGGAGTTCATGTACGCGCCCGGCGAGCCGGGTTCGGTGATGGTGGATGCGCAAAATCGCCAGCCGCTTCGCAAGCTCGAATTGCGGGCCGAGGACGGCCGGACGCTGCGGCCGGATGAGGTGGCTACCCGGTTCGGTGTGGCGCACTGA
- a CDS encoding LLM class flavin-dependent oxidoreductase — MKFSLFVHMERWDESVSHRQLFEDLTELTLMAEAGGFSTVWIGEHHAMEYTISPSPMPLLAYLAAKTTTIHLGAGTIIAPFWHPLRVAGECALLDVISNGRMEVGLARGAYQVEFDRMAGGMPASSGGQALREMVPVVRALWQGDYAHDGDIWKFPTSTSVPKPIQKPNPPMWIAARDPDSHNFAVANGCNVMVTPLMKGDEEVLDLKNKFQTALDNNPDVPRPQLMVLRHTHVHTADNPDGWKVGAKAISRFYRTFDAWFGNKQTPVNGFLDPSPEEKFAGRPEFELESLHKTAMIGTPEEIIPRIKYYQELGVDEFSFWCDNSLPHAEKKKSLELFIKHVVPAFR, encoded by the coding sequence ATGAAATTTTCCCTGTTCGTACACATGGAACGCTGGGACGAAAGCGTCAGCCACCGCCAACTGTTCGAAGACTTGACCGAACTGACCCTGATGGCCGAGGCCGGCGGTTTCAGCACCGTGTGGATCGGCGAACACCACGCCATGGAATACACCATCTCGCCGAGCCCGATGCCGCTGCTGGCTTACCTCGCGGCGAAAACCACCACCATCCATCTCGGCGCCGGCACCATCATCGCGCCGTTCTGGCACCCGTTGCGGGTGGCCGGTGAATGCGCCTTGCTCGACGTGATCAGCAACGGTCGTATGGAAGTCGGTCTGGCACGCGGCGCTTATCAGGTTGAATTCGACCGCATGGCCGGCGGCATGCCTGCCTCATCCGGTGGCCAGGCCCTGCGCGAAATGGTCCCGGTCGTCCGCGCCCTGTGGCAAGGCGACTACGCCCACGACGGCGACATCTGGAAATTCCCGACCTCGACCAGCGTGCCCAAGCCGATCCAAAAACCCAACCCGCCGATGTGGATCGCCGCCCGCGACCCGGACTCGCACAACTTCGCCGTTGCCAATGGCTGCAACGTGATGGTCACGCCGCTGATGAAAGGCGACGAAGAAGTTCTCGACCTGAAGAACAAATTCCAGACCGCGCTCGACAACAACCCGGACGTCCCGCGTCCGCAATTGATGGTGCTGCGCCACACCCACGTGCACACCGCCGACAATCCGGACGGCTGGAAAGTCGGCGCGAAAGCGATCTCGCGTTTCTATCGCACATTCGATGCCTGGTTTGGCAACAAGCAAACCCCGGTCAACGGCTTCCTCGACCCAAGCCCGGAAGAGAAGTTTGCCGGACGTCCGGAGTTCGAACTGGAAAGCCTGCACAAGACGGCGATGATTGGCACGCCGGAAGAAATCATTCCGCGCATCAAGTACTACCAGGAACTGGGGGTGGATGAGTTTAGTTTCTGGTGTGATAACAGCTTGCCGCATGCGGAGAAGAAGAAATCGCTGGAACTGTTTATCAAGCATGTGGTGCCGGCGTTTCGGTAA
- a CDS encoding flavin reductase family protein: MIDAAIYKQVMGSFPSGVTVITTLDDDGQIVGLTASAFSSLSMDPALVLFCPNYSSDSYPVLIKNKRFAIHVLSGGQQSEAYAFARKGKDKAQGIEWTLSELGNPILANATAVIECELWREYEGGDHAIMVGAVKNLIVPEQVSAPLVYCHGKMGALPAVA, translated from the coding sequence ATGATCGATGCTGCCATCTACAAACAAGTCATGGGCTCGTTCCCGTCCGGCGTCACTGTCATCACCACCCTGGACGATGACGGCCAGATCGTCGGCCTCACCGCCAGCGCATTCAGTTCATTGTCGATGGACCCGGCGCTGGTGCTGTTCTGCCCCAACTACAGCTCCGACTCCTATCCCGTGCTGATCAAGAACAAGCGCTTCGCCATCCATGTGTTGTCTGGCGGCCAGCAGAGCGAGGCCTATGCCTTCGCACGCAAAGGCAAAGACAAGGCGCAAGGCATCGAATGGACGTTGAGCGAGTTGGGCAACCCGATCCTGGCAAATGCAACGGCAGTGATCGAGTGCGAACTGTGGCGTGAATATGAAGGGGGCGACCACGCTATCATGGTCGGCGCAGTGAAGAACCTGATCGTCCCGGAGCAAGTGTCCGCGCCATTGGTGTATTGCCACGGCAAGATGGGTGCGTTGCCTGCGGTGGCCTGA